In the genome of Sesamum indicum cultivar Zhongzhi No. 13 unplaced genomic scaffold, S_indicum_v1.0 scaffold00194, whole genome shotgun sequence, one region contains:
- the LOC105179721 gene encoding uncharacterized protein LOC105179721 isoform X1 codes for MCFLVLVFRGAAREFVVTSQELITRGLVLDIIVEMLLIWLILNRRVLQEKLQYIVQLLGVLQWCLASSYHMILQSRYVLGLFSFLMCDPLLVSRRNGLLEI; via the exons ATGTGCTTCTTAGTGCTGGTGTTCCGTGGTGCAG CTCGAGAATTTGTTGTCACTTCCCAAGAGCTTATCACTCGGGGTTTAGTCCTG GATATTATTGTGGAGATGCTGCTGATATGGCTAATATTGAATCGTCGAGTGTTGCAAGAGAAGCTGCAATACATAGTGCAGCTATTAGGTGTCCTCCAATGGTGTCTCGCTTCCAGTTATCATATGATCTTGCAGTCTCGTTATGTTCtaggtttgttttcttttcttatgtgTGATCCTCTTCTGGTATCACGCAGAAATGGTCTCTTggaaatttag